One window of the Deinococcus planocerae genome contains the following:
- a CDS encoding cytochrome ubiquinol oxidase subunit I, which produces MDLDVLGLSRFQFASTSIFHFFFVSLTVGLAFLIAVMETVAFVRKDRAHIYANMTNFFGHLFLINFAVGVVTGIVQEFQFGMNWSQYSKFVGNIFGVPLALEVLMAFFLESTFIALWWFGKDRLKPAVRLASIWLVAVGTQISAFWIVLANGWMHHPVGYEVVGDQAFLTDFAAVVFNYKAVLYFLHVQGSAWSVAAFLVLGVSAYHLLRKQSVEVFSRSLRIGIIFAVVGSVFSATSGHRAAQVARYDQPMKFAAMEAQWETSTSPAPWSAVALINEREQRNDFNVEIPYLGSILAYNRPVGNYEGIIPLQERYERLYGPGNYVPPVTWVYWNFRIMVGIGMVMLLAAFGGAYLWWRRRAGLDDTRWYLRLLLFTIPLPWIANFCGWITTEMGRQPFMVYGLLTTTEGVSANSYTEVFVGLVGLWIVYLALIGLDIYLLAVTARAGVHHKPEVQLLAAPAPNYAGEGFQEYERRN; this is translated from the coding sequence ATGGACCTTGACGTTCTCGGCCTATCGCGCTTCCAGTTCGCGTCCACCAGCATCTTTCACTTCTTCTTCGTGTCGCTTACCGTGGGGCTGGCCTTTTTGATCGCCGTGATGGAGACGGTCGCGTTCGTGCGCAAGGACCGGGCGCACATCTACGCGAACATGACGAACTTCTTCGGGCACCTCTTCCTGATCAACTTCGCGGTCGGCGTGGTGACGGGCATCGTGCAGGAGTTCCAATTCGGCATGAACTGGAGCCAGTACTCCAAGTTCGTAGGCAACATCTTCGGCGTGCCGCTCGCGCTGGAGGTGCTGATGGCCTTTTTCCTGGAAAGCACCTTCATCGCCCTGTGGTGGTTCGGCAAAGACCGTCTGAAACCCGCCGTCCGCCTGGCGAGCATCTGGCTCGTCGCGGTCGGCACCCAGATCAGCGCCTTTTGGATCGTGCTGGCGAACGGCTGGATGCACCACCCGGTCGGTTACGAGGTGGTGGGCGACCAGGCGTTCCTGACGGACTTCGCGGCGGTCGTCTTCAATTACAAGGCCGTCTTGTACTTCCTCCACGTGCAGGGCTCGGCGTGGTCGGTCGCGGCCTTCCTGGTCCTCGGCGTGAGCGCTTACCACCTGCTGCGCAAGCAGAGCGTGGAGGTCTTTTCTCGCTCGCTGCGGATCGGGATCATCTTCGCGGTCGTCGGGTCGGTCTTCTCGGCGACGAGCGGGCACCGCGCCGCCCAGGTCGCCCGCTACGACCAGCCCATGAAGTTCGCCGCGATGGAGGCGCAGTGGGAGACCTCGACCTCGCCCGCGCCGTGGTCCGCCGTGGCGCTCATCAACGAGCGTGAGCAGAGAAACGACTTCAACGTGGAGATCCCCTACCTGGGCTCCATCCTGGCCTACAACCGCCCCGTCGGCAACTACGAGGGCATCATCCCCCTCCAGGAGCGCTACGAGCGGCTCTACGGCCCCGGCAACTACGTTCCGCCCGTGACCTGGGTGTACTGGAACTTCCGCATCATGGTCGGGATCGGGATGGTGATGCTCCTCGCCGCCTTCGGGGGGGCCTACCTGTGGTGGCGCAGGCGGGCGGGGCTCGACGACACCCGCTGGTATCTGCGGCTCCTGCTCTTCACCATCCCGCTGCCGTGGATCGCCAACTTCTGCGGCTGGATCACCACCGAGATGGGCCGCCAGCCCTTCATGGTGTACGGCCTGCTCACGACCACCGAGGGGGTGAGCGCCAACTCGTACACGGAAGTCTTCGTCGGCCTCGTCGGCCTGTGGATCGTCTACCTCGCCCTGATCGGCCTCGACATCTACCTCCTCGCCGTGACCGCGCGGGCGGGCGTCCACCACAAGCCGGAGGTCCAGCTCCTCGCCGCCCCGGCCCCGAACTACGCGGGCGAGGGCTTCCAGGAGTACGAGCGGCGGAACTAG
- the cydB gene encoding cytochrome d ubiquinol oxidase subunit II: protein MDLVTLWFWLIALTFTLYFFLEGFDFGVDMLRPFLARSEAEERALVGTIGPFWDGNEVWAIAAAGVMFSTFPVWYGTLFSGLYPVFVIILLSLLMRGVSFEYRNQVDQPRWRAFWDWMSFFGSLTPSFFWGLTMAKLIEGLPVNADERVLGGFSDVFTPFSVAGGLATTLLFILHGANFLLLRLHKDTRLYTRARAAALLWGALATGAILLFVVMGYVTEGLFNSFGVLPWLFPVAAGLTLGSIWYGLTRRLDVFAFLMSSLTIVFSTVTIFIALYTRGVVLPSTLDPQYSLGLRESASQPYTLTLMTWVGGIFLPLIIGYQIWNYYVFRERVRPDEGGLDKGYD from the coding sequence ATGGACCTCGTGACCCTGTGGTTTTGGCTGATCGCCCTGACCTTCACCCTGTACTTCTTTCTGGAGGGCTTCGACTTCGGGGTGGATATGCTGCGGCCCTTCCTGGCGCGCAGCGAGGCCGAGGAACGGGCGCTGGTGGGCACCATCGGCCCCTTCTGGGACGGCAACGAGGTCTGGGCCATCGCGGCGGCGGGGGTGATGTTCTCGACCTTCCCGGTGTGGTACGGGACGCTCTTTTCGGGGCTGTACCCGGTCTTCGTGATCATCCTGCTTTCCCTGCTCATGCGCGGCGTGTCCTTCGAGTACCGCAATCAGGTGGACCAGCCGCGCTGGCGTGCGTTCTGGGACTGGATGTCCTTTTTCGGGAGCCTGACCCCCTCGTTTTTCTGGGGCCTGACGATGGCGAAACTCATCGAGGGCCTGCCCGTGAACGCGGACGAGCGGGTCCTCGGCGGCTTTTCTGACGTGTTCACCCCCTTCTCGGTGGCGGGCGGGCTGGCGACGACCCTGCTGTTCATCCTGCACGGGGCGAACTTCTTGCTGCTGCGGCTGCACAAAGACACCCGGCTCTACACCCGCGCCCGCGCCGCGGCCCTCCTCTGGGGGGCCCTCGCCACCGGGGCGATCCTGCTCTTCGTGGTCATGGGGTACGTGACCGAGGGGCTGTTCAACTCCTTCGGGGTGTTGCCGTGGCTTTTCCCGGTCGCCGCCGGGCTGACCCTGGGAAGCATCTGGTATGGCCTGACGCGCCGGCTCGACGTGTTCGCCTTCCTGATGAGCAGCTTGACCATAGTCTTCTCCACGGTGACGATCTTCATCGCGCTCTACACCCGCGGGGTGGTGCTGCCTTCCACCCTCGATCCCCAGTACAGCCTGGGCCTGCGGGAGAGCGCGAGCCAGCCCTACACCCTGACCCTGATGACGTGGGTGGGCGGCATCTTCCTGCCCCTGATCATCG